The following are encoded in a window of Staphylococcus piscifermentans genomic DNA:
- the secA gene encoding preprotein translocase subunit SecA, with product MGFLTKIVDGNKREIKRLSKQADKVLALEEEMSILTDEEIRNKTKAFQERLQAEEDVQKQNKILDEILPEAFALVREGSKRVFNMIPYPVQIMGGIAIHNGDISEMRTGEGKTLTATMPTYLNALAGRGVHVITVNEYLASFQSEEMAELYNFLGLSVGLNLNSLSTEQKREAYNADITYSTNNELGFDYLRDNMVNYSEERVMRPLHFAIIDEVDSILIDEARTPLIISGEAEKSTSLYTQANVFAKMLKAEDDYNYDEKTKSVQLTDQGADKAERMFKLDNLYDLNNVDIITHINTALRANYTLQRDVDYMVVDGEVLIVDQFTGRTMPGRRFSEGLHQAIEAKEGVQIQNESKTMASITFQNYFRMYNKLAGMTGTAKTEEEEFRNIYNMTVTQIPTNRPVQREDKPDLIYISQKGKFDAVVEDVVEKHKKGQPILLGTVAVETSEYISQLLKKRGVRHDVLNAKNHEREAEIVSTAGQKGAVTIATNMAGRGTDIKLGEGVEELGGLAVIGTERHESRRIDDQLRGRSGRQGDRGESRFYLSLQDELMVRFGSERLQKMMGRLGMDDSTPIESKMVSRAVESAQKRVEGNNFDARKRILEYDEVLRKQREIIYNERNNIIDSESSSELVITMMRSTLDRAITYYVNEEIDEIDYTPFINFIEDVFLHEGEVKEEEIKGKDREDIFDTVWAKIEKAYEAQKANIPEQFNEFERMILLRSIDGRWTDHIDTMDQLRQGIHLRSYGQQNPLRDYQNEGHQLFDTMMVNIEEDVSKYILKSVITVDDDIERDKAKEYQGQHVSAEDGKEKVKPKPVVKDNHIGRNDPCPCGSGKKYKNCHGK from the coding sequence ATGGGTTTTTTAACAAAAATTGTTGACGGCAATAAGAGAGAAATTAAACGCCTAAGTAAGCAAGCTGACAAAGTACTCGCTTTAGAAGAAGAAATGTCGATTCTTACTGATGAAGAAATCAGAAATAAAACCAAAGCATTTCAAGAAAGATTGCAAGCAGAAGAAGATGTACAAAAGCAAAATAAAATTTTAGACGAAATTTTACCAGAAGCCTTTGCACTCGTACGTGAAGGATCTAAACGTGTGTTCAATATGATACCCTACCCAGTACAAATCATGGGAGGTATCGCCATTCATAACGGTGATATTTCTGAAATGAGAACGGGTGAAGGTAAAACATTAACTGCAACAATGCCGACGTATTTAAATGCTTTAGCAGGACGCGGCGTACACGTTATTACAGTCAATGAATATTTAGCAAGTTTCCAAAGTGAAGAGATGGCTGAGTTGTATAACTTCTTAGGTTTATCAGTCGGATTAAACTTGAACAGTCTTTCAACAGAACAAAAGCGTGAAGCTTATAATGCAGATATTACTTATAGTACAAATAATGAACTCGGTTTTGATTATTTACGCGACAACATGGTGAATTATTCAGAAGAACGTGTTATGCGTCCATTGCATTTCGCTATTATTGATGAGGTTGACTCTATTTTAATCGACGAAGCACGTACGCCATTGATTATCTCAGGCGAAGCTGAAAAATCAACTTCCTTATATACTCAAGCTAACGTCTTCGCTAAAATGTTGAAAGCAGAAGATGACTATAACTATGATGAAAAAACGAAATCAGTACAGTTAACAGACCAAGGTGCTGATAAAGCTGAACGTATGTTCAAATTGGATAACTTATACGATTTAAACAACGTAGATATCATTACTCATATCAATACAGCGTTACGCGCTAATTATACGTTGCAACGTGATGTCGACTACATGGTTGTAGACGGTGAAGTATTAATCGTTGACCAATTTACAGGACGTACAATGCCGGGACGTCGTTTCTCTGAAGGTCTGCACCAAGCAATTGAAGCCAAAGAGGGTGTACAAATCCAAAATGAATCTAAAACAATGGCTTCTATTACCTTCCAAAACTACTTCCGTATGTATAATAAGCTAGCTGGTATGACAGGTACAGCGAAAACAGAGGAAGAAGAATTCCGAAATATTTACAATATGACGGTAACGCAGATTCCGACAAACCGTCCTGTTCAGCGTGAAGATAAACCAGATTTGATTTATATCAGTCAAAAAGGCAAATTTGATGCGGTAGTGGAAGACGTAGTAGAAAAACACAAAAAAGGACAACCGATTCTTCTAGGTACAGTAGCCGTTGAAACCAGTGAATATATTTCACAACTTCTGAAAAAACGCGGCGTACGTCATGATGTCTTGAACGCCAAAAATCATGAACGCGAAGCAGAAATTGTCTCTACTGCAGGTCAAAAAGGCGCAGTAACCATTGCCACTAACATGGCCGGTCGTGGTACAGATATTAAATTAGGCGAAGGTGTAGAAGAATTAGGCGGTTTAGCTGTTATCGGAACAGAACGTCATGAATCACGCCGTATCGATGATCAGTTGCGTGGTCGTTCTGGACGTCAAGGCGACCGTGGCGAAAGTCGTTTCTACTTATCTTTGCAAGATGAATTAATGGTACGTTTCGGCTCTGAACGTTTACAAAAAATGATGGGCCGATTAGGTATGGATGATTCTACACCGATAGAATCAAAAATGGTGTCACGTGCAGTTGAATCTGCGCAAAAACGTGTTGAAGGTAATAACTTCGATGCACGTAAACGTATCTTAGAATATGATGAAGTATTACGTAAACAACGTGAAATTATCTATAACGAACGTAATAATATTATCGATTCCGAATCAAGTTCAGAACTGGTAATTACGATGATGCGTTCTACATTAGATCGCGCAATCACATATTATGTGAATGAAGAAATTGATGAAATTGACTATACACCGTTTATCAACTTTATCGAGGACGTCTTCTTGCACGAAGGTGAAGTAAAAGAAGAAGAAATCAAAGGTAAAGATCGTGAAGATATCTTTGATACTGTTTGGGCTAAAATTGAAAAAGCTTATGAAGCACAAAAGGCTAATATTCCTGAACAATTCAATGAGTTTGAGCGTATGATTCTATTACGTTCTATTGATGGACGTTGGACTGACCACATCGATACGATGGATCAATTGCGTCAAGGTATTCATTTGCGTTCATATGGACAACAAAATCCGCTTCGTGACTATCAAAATGAAGGACATCAATTGTTTGACACTATGATGGTGAATATTGAAGAAGATGTCAGCAAGTATATCTTAAAATCTGTCATTACAGTAGATGACGATATTGAACGTGATAAAGCAAAAGAATATCAAGGTCAACATGTATCTGCAGAAGACGGCAAGGAAAAAGTCAAACCTAAGCCTGTTGTCAAAGACAATCACATTGGCCGTAACGACCCATGTCCATGCGGCAGCGGCAAAAAATATAAAAATTGCCACGGAAAATAA
- a CDS encoding ComF family protein — MPKCCQCLQKFTEPLTADNFYRKPEILCETCREAWQQSLISREKKTLKSAGRCTRCLKPLAENETECLDCKFLAQRFTLINQLYCDYCYQGTVREVIHQYKIAGDTALCEVIAEQINLPKKKYDYIVPIPSPIERDVKRTFNPVKQVLKAKKIAYKPLLDTQIRPKQSSLGKRERAQAENPFCFSAMAQSLDLVNKAILLVDDIYTTGLTVHHAAEILLVRKIGKVDVFTFAR; from the coding sequence ATGCCTAAATGCTGCCAATGCCTGCAAAAATTTACCGAGCCACTCACAGCAGACAATTTTTACCGCAAACCAGAAATACTCTGCGAAACCTGTCGAGAAGCATGGCAACAAAGTCTTATTTCCCGGGAAAAGAAAACTTTGAAAAGTGCTGGACGCTGTACGAGATGCCTTAAACCTTTAGCAGAGAATGAAACAGAATGCCTGGATTGCAAATTTCTAGCGCAACGTTTTACTTTAATCAATCAACTGTATTGTGACTATTGTTATCAAGGAACAGTACGTGAGGTTATCCATCAATATAAGATAGCGGGAGATACGGCGCTATGTGAAGTGATTGCTGAACAAATCAACTTGCCGAAGAAGAAATATGATTATATTGTACCAATTCCTTCACCGATAGAAAGAGATGTGAAGCGGACTTTCAATCCTGTCAAACAAGTATTAAAAGCAAAAAAGATAGCGTATAAGCCGTTATTAGATACACAAATACGACCAAAGCAATCCAGCTTAGGGAAAAGAGAACGAGCACAAGCTGAAAATCCCTTTTGCTTCTCCGCAATGGCGCAATCTTTAGACCTTGTAAATAAGGCGATTTTACTCGTAGATGATATTTATACAACAGGTTTGACCGTCCATCATGCGGCGGAAATATTACTTGTCAGAAAAATAGGAAAAGTCGATGTATTTACTTTTGCTAGGTAG
- the hpf gene encoding ribosome hibernation-promoting factor, HPF/YfiA family: MIRFEIHGDNLTITDAIRNYIEDKVGKLERYFTNVPNVNAHVKVKTYANSSTKIEVTIPLKDVTLRAEERNDDLYAGIDLITNKLERQVRKYKTRVNRKKRKDSEQEPFPATPETPPEAADHDKDDEIEIIRSKQFSLKPMDSEEAVLQMDLLGHDFFIFTDRETDGTSIVYRRKDGKYGLIETVEN; the protein is encoded by the coding sequence ATGATTAGATTTGAAATTCATGGAGACAACCTCACTATTACAGACGCAATACGTAATTACATTGAGGACAAAGTTGGTAAACTTGAACGTTACTTCACTAATGTGCCGAATGTGAATGCACACGTAAAAGTGAAAACTTATGCAAATTCAAGCACAAAAATTGAAGTTACAATTCCGCTTAAAGACGTTACACTTCGTGCAGAAGAAAGAAACGATGATTTATATGCAGGAATTGACTTAATTACTAACAAATTAGAACGCCAAGTTCGTAAATACAAAACACGTGTTAATCGTAAAAAACGTAAAGACAGCGAACAAGAGCCGTTCCCAGCTACACCGGAAACACCGCCGGAAGCAGCTGATCATGATAAAGATGATGAAATTGAAATCATCCGTTCTAAACAATTCAGCTTAAAACCAATGGATTCTGAAGAAGCAGTACTGCAAATGGACTTGCTTGGCCATGACTTCTTCATTTTCACTGATCGAGAAACAGATGGTACAAGTATCGTCTACCGTCGTAAAGATGGCAAATACGGCTTGATTGAAACAGTAGAAAACTAA
- a CDS encoding DEAD/DEAH box helicase family protein, which produces MIEIKHYGKLIRHKEDLSDETIRTVQKGVIKNKQGRWQCIQCESPERADYYTYYSEPLHSEITYCRHCLQLGRMDTHNDIYITDSRRETSKADYHLDFQLSEQQTYASENVIRAIQTHEKLLLYAVTGAGKTEMMFAGIQYARQQGYNVAVISPRVDVVVEISARIAEAFSAENIDVLYQGQSQQYNGHFVVATVHQLYRFKHHFDVIFIDEVDAFPLSMDPLLMKTINSASVSTASHIYMTATPSRKLRSQFKPANIITLPARYHRRSLPVPTYRYLKFKPTKLQHQLLRLFQQQINIQRYTLVFFNHIEAMKAAFEIYAEHIPNLIYVHSEDALRFDKVTALREGRHPIVFTTTILERGFTMPHLDVIVLESQTYSTAALVQIAGRVGRKMQDTSGLVLYLHNGVSISMLCAKAQIKQMNTIGLQKGWLDA; this is translated from the coding sequence ATGAAACCATCAGAACTGTGCAAAAAGGCGTGATCAAAAACAAGCAAGGCAGATGGCAGTGTATTCAATGCGAAAGTCCTGAACGCGCAGACTATTATACGTATTACTCAGAACCACTGCACTCGGAAATCACTTATTGCAGACACTGTTTGCAATTAGGTCGTATGGATACGCACAATGATATTTATATAACTGACAGCCGTCGAGAAACAAGCAAAGCTGACTATCACCTAGATTTCCAATTGTCAGAACAGCAGACTTATGCTTCTGAAAATGTCATACGGGCCATTCAAACACATGAAAAATTACTGCTCTATGCTGTTACAGGGGCAGGAAAGACCGAGATGATGTTTGCGGGCATTCAATATGCAAGGCAACAAGGGTATAATGTAGCCGTGATTTCGCCGCGTGTAGACGTGGTAGTTGAAATCAGTGCACGGATTGCAGAAGCCTTCTCTGCTGAAAATATCGATGTACTCTACCAAGGTCAATCCCAACAATATAATGGTCACTTCGTTGTTGCGACCGTTCATCAACTCTACCGCTTCAAACACCACTTTGATGTCATCTTTATCGATGAAGTCGATGCTTTCCCGCTGTCCATGGATCCATTGCTGATGAAGACGATTAACAGTGCATCAGTTTCTACTGCAAGCCACATTTATATGACCGCGACTCCCTCTAGAAAATTGCGCTCCCAATTCAAACCAGCCAATATTATTACACTTCCAGCACGCTACCATCGTCGTTCGCTTCCCGTGCCGACTTATCGCTATTTGAAATTCAAACCGACAAAACTGCAACACCAGTTACTAAGACTCTTTCAGCAGCAAATCAACATTCAACGTTACACTCTCGTATTTTTCAACCATATAGAAGCAATGAAAGCAGCCTTTGAAATCTACGCGGAGCATATCCCAAATCTCATCTACGTACACAGTGAAGATGCCTTGCGCTTTGATAAAGTCACAGCTTTAAGAGAAGGCAGACATCCTATTGTTTTCACTACAACCATCCTCGAACGCGGCTTCACTATGCCTCATCTAGATGTCATAGTATTAGAAAGCCAAACCTATTCGACAGCTGCCCTCGTCCAAATCGCTGGACGCGTCGGCAGAAAGATGCAAGATACCAGCGGACTCGTCCTCTATCTGCACAATGGCGTATCCATCAGCATGCTGTGTGCCAAAGCACAAATCAAACAAATGAATACAATCGGACTTCAAAAGGGGTGGTTAGATGCCTAA